The sequence below is a genomic window from Microbacterium sp. cx-55.
GACGCGGGGTGCAGCGCTCATGCCCGTCCTTTCGTAGCGGCGGCCGTCGGGCGGCCGGGGGAGGTGCTACGCCCACCGCATCCGGGAGCGACACTCCGCGAATGCGCGGCACGCCGCGGTTGTCGAGCATACCGCAGGTGTCTGGGGGTCCTGCGTGGGGCCACGGAGCGGGCAGGTAACATCAAGAGGTGCGGACGTTCCTCTCCACCGTCGCGGCTCGTCCCGAGGTGAGGTATCTCTTCTTCGGAGGGATCAACACGGCTTTCTCCTATGGGCTGTACTCGGTGTTCCTGATCACGCTGCACCATTTCGAGGTTCCCGGCGACTTCGCCATCGCGACGGCGCTCAGCTGGCTGATATCCAACGTGACGTCCTTCGCTCTGCAACGTCGGTTCGTCTTCCGGAGCAGCGCGCGCATCGTCCGGGAGTTCGTGAGGTTCTCCTCCGTGACCCTCGGATCGTTCGCCGCGAACCTCGCCCTTGGGTTGTTCGCGGTGACCGTGCTGGGACTCAACGGGCAGGGAGAGAAACTGCTGAGCCAGTTGGTGATCACGGTCATCCTGGTCATCGCGACGTTCGCGCTGCACAAGGCATTCTCGTTCCGCGGTGATCGGGTCGACGCGTTCGGCACGGGGGCGGTCATCGAGGAGTCCCCGACAGAGGATGCGCCCCACCACCGGAGCTCTGCGCGTTCCTCAGACGAGCGCTGACTTCTTCAACGAAAGGACGGTCCTTCGTGGACTTGCTTATTGTCGGCTCGGGTTTCTTCGGCCTCACGATCGCCGAGCGCGCCGCCGCGGCGGGTCGCAAGGTCACGGTCATCGACCGCCGCCACCACATCGGCGGTAACGCCTACACCGAGAACGAGCCCGTGACGGGCATCGAAGTTCACCGCTACGGCGCGCACCTGTTCCACACCTCGAACCCGACCGTGTGGGAGTACGTCAACCGATTCACGGCGTTCACGAACTACGTGCACCGCGTCTACACGACGCACAAGGGGATCGTCTTCCCGTTGCCGATCAACCTCGGCACGATCAACCAGTTCTTCCAGGCCGCGTACACGCCGGGCGAGGCGCGGGCGTTGATTCAGGAACTCGCCGGTGAGTTCGACCCGAAGCAGGCGCAGAACCTCGAGGAACGAGCGATCGGGCTCATCGGCCGCCCCCTGTACGAGGCGTTCATCCGCGACTACACGGCGAAGCAGTGGCAGACCGATCCGAACAACCTGCCGGCCGAGGTCATCTCTCGCCTTCCCGTCCGTTACACCTACGACAACCGGTACTTCAACGACACGTGGGAGGGCTTGCCGGTCGACGGCTACACGGCGTGGCTCGAGCGGATGGCCGATCACCCGAACATCGAGGTGCAGCTGAACGTCGACTACTTCGATGCGTCCCAGCCGCTCAACAAGGCCGCGACCGTGGGTCAGGTCCCCATCGTCTACACGGGCCCGGTTGACCGCTATTTCGATTACGCCGAAGGTGAGCTGTCGTGGCGCACCCTCGACTTCGAGCAGGAGGTGCTCGACATCCCCGATTTCCAGGGAACGAGCGTCATGAATTATGCGGATGCAGACACCCCGTACACCCGCATCCACGAGTTCAAGCACTTCCACCCGGAGGGCGCCGACCGGTACCCGACCGATAAGACCGTCATCGTCCGCGAGTACTCGCGCTTCGCCACGCGCGATGACGAGCCCTACTACCCGGTCAACACGCCCGAGGATCGGGCTGGGCTGCTCGCCTACCGCGACCTGCAGAAGGGCGAGCAGGGCGTGCACTTCGGAGGTCGACTGGGTACCTACCAGTACCTCGACATGCACATGGCGATCGGCGCAGCGCTGTCGATGTGGAACAACCAGCTGGCCTGATCCCGAGCGACGCCCCGGCTCTCCCGCCTCAGCGGAGGGCCGGGGCGATCTGCGCGGTGAGCGCCGGCACGAGCGAGTGTGCGTACGACCGCGTCAGGTGGTTGTCGTCGCTGTAAACGACGACTCCGCCGATGCGCGACAGGCAGCGATCCGCCGTGCAGAACAGGTCGTCCAGATCGATGACCGTCGCCGAACGGGCGGATGCCGCAGCGAACATCGGGTCGTCGAAGGTCGCTTCCGACCGGGGGAGAGCGCAGTCCGCTGGCGAGGTCGCCTTCAGCAGGCAATCCGCGGCGCTGCCGCCGCCCTGCGGGGGGATCGCGTTCATCTCCGGCGGATCTTTGAGGACGACGACGTTCTTTCCGGCGTCCTGAAGGGCAGAGATCGATGCTTCCACCATCGGCTCTGTCAGCGGGCGGTAATCGAGGTTGTCGGTGACGTAGAGGCGGGTTCTGTTCGTCAGGACGACTGTGCCGAACTCGTCGTCCGCGGCGACGACGGAGTGCACCTTCGTGGAGATGTCGCGGCACTGTTCGCCGTAGGCGGCGTCGAAGCCCCAGGCGCTGCCGGTGAGCTCGGTCGACATCATCGAGCACCCGGACACGAGGAACGTGCTCAGTGAGCCGCCCTGGCTCTCCACAGCGGTTCGGAGCGCCTCGACCCATCGGGTCGCGTGGGAGTCGCCGATCAGTGCGACGTGCGGCCCGGGACCGGCGAGGTCGCCGAAGTCGCAGCGCACGAACTCGCCCGTGGATGCGGCGCGCTCGCACCCCATCACGTCGGCGGGCGGGAGGTCGATGGCGAAGGACTCCAACGATGCGA
It includes:
- a CDS encoding GtrA family protein; amino-acid sequence: MRTFLSTVAARPEVRYLFFGGINTAFSYGLYSVFLITLHHFEVPGDFAIATALSWLISNVTSFALQRRFVFRSSARIVREFVRFSSVTLGSFAANLALGLFAVTVLGLNGQGEKLLSQLVITVILVIATFALHKAFSFRGDRVDAFGTGAVIEESPTEDAPHHRSSARSSDER
- the glf gene encoding UDP-galactopyranose mutase, which produces MDLLIVGSGFFGLTIAERAAAAGRKVTVIDRRHHIGGNAYTENEPVTGIEVHRYGAHLFHTSNPTVWEYVNRFTAFTNYVHRVYTTHKGIVFPLPINLGTINQFFQAAYTPGEARALIQELAGEFDPKQAQNLEERAIGLIGRPLYEAFIRDYTAKQWQTDPNNLPAEVISRLPVRYTYDNRYFNDTWEGLPVDGYTAWLERMADHPNIEVQLNVDYFDASQPLNKAATVGQVPIVYTGPVDRYFDYAEGELSWRTLDFEQEVLDIPDFQGTSVMNYADADTPYTRIHEFKHFHPEGADRYPTDKTVIVREYSRFATRDDEPYYPVNTPEDRAGLLAYRDLQKGEQGVHFGGRLGTYQYLDMHMAIGAALSMWNNQLA